Proteins found in one Rhinolophus ferrumequinum isolate MPI-CBG mRhiFer1 chromosome 9, mRhiFer1_v1.p, whole genome shotgun sequence genomic segment:
- the LOC117027679 gene encoding 10 kDa heat shock protein, mitochondrial-like, with protein MAGQAFRKFLPLFDRVLVERSVAETVTKEGIMLPEKSQGKVLQATVVAVGSGSKGKGRETQPVSVKVGDKVLLPEYGGTKVVIDDKDYFLFRDGDSLGKYVD; from the coding sequence ATGGCAGGACAGGCATTTAGAAAGTTTCTCCCCCTCTTTGACCGAGTATTAGTTGAAAGGAGTGTTGCAGAAACTGTAACCAAGGAAGGCATTATgcttccagaaaaatctcaaggaaaagtATTGCAAGCAACAGTAGTAGCTGTTGGGTCCGGCTCTAAAGGAAAGGGCAGAGAGACTCAACCAGTTAGCGTGAAAGTTGGAGATAAAGTTCTTCTTCCAGAATATGGAGGCACCAAAGTCGTTATTGATGACAaggattatttcttatttagagATGGTGACAGTCTTGGAAAATATGTGGACTGA